The Apus apus isolate bApuApu2 chromosome 4, bApuApu2.pri.cur, whole genome shotgun sequence genome contains the following window.
TGTGCAGTGAAGAGCAAGCTACCAGGCCCTggccttctctttctctgaagcaCAGCCTCACCCCCTTGCAGGGCACCAGCCTGAATCCCTGTGATACACGGGCTGGCTGGGCACAGGCTTTCTGCCTCCTACTCCTCCACGTATGCAAACTAGACAGTTTTGTTACTAGTAACACCAGGCACGCAATCAGGATTTCACCCTGTTTTCCTATACTTataaacatttcttctgtttaattaaaagaaagtgaaattCACCCAAGAagggtgaagaatttttttggaattgtttctgattttcttcctcatctaCCATAGCAGGAAGAGAATGGTATCCCTTAACATCCTTTGTGAGCATGAAACTAACAATTAGTATTTGACCTTGTCAATGTAAGCAGTAAACAGATCTGGATACTCAGCCAACAGATTATTAAGgcaataaaatttattttaactgtctggaagaaagaaaaaaaagaagaaaaaagttcatTTCCAGAGGctaattttaattactattgaaataataaagaacagattaggaaaggaggaaaaaaacccccacaaacatACCTTACTTCCAGATCaaaaacaagacagagaaaaactAAGTTGTTCCTTGGGGGAAACACCAatacaagaaaaccaaaaaattcTTTATACCAGAAGTACCTTGTAACAGCTACCAATCAAAGCGACATACTTAGAGGGagtttaaatagaaaaatatcgCAAAACAAAGACTGGCTAACTTTCATTTCATAGCAATAAACTAGGCACCatttataaaacagaaacaagatgTTTCTATAGAAACAAGGAACAACATAAGAAAAGCAACTGCACCATATTCCCTTTAGTCAGCTTGTATGTCAACTTAAGTTCAAGACCAACAGTTTCTGGAATACCAGGAGCAGTTTTATACGAAGGACATGAAAAGGCTTTTCCAGATACAGAACTTGTACATGTGCAGAGCAGAAAAGGCTTCAAGAGCAACAGTGGCTTCCCTCCATAAACTGTGTTTGAGTCCCATAACTGCAGGAGCAAATTTCCTCACTAATAGGGCAACGAGACGAGAAAATGTCACAGACAAGAACCCAGCACTTGAGGGTCTGAGGGAGAGGAAACTTGCCTGTCCCCCCCGTGATAAGatctgctgccttctctccccCAGATtaggctgctgctctctgcactCTTCCTATGCTTCTACCACTGTCCCTGTAATGTGACCCCACCCATGCTGCCATTTCACATAGAGATCAAAAGCAGTTTCTAATCCACCTCTTCCTTACACCTGCAACACTTAATTTCCATAGGATTCCGTTTATCAAGGTTGCTCATGAAAAACTAGCCAGCTTGACCCAGAAAAGGCTTGCAATCCACTGTAGATTCGGCATGCATCAGCTGGTATCAATGCACCAGCTTGctgaaaagcaacagcttttaattttgtgtCTCAGGGACAAGAAATTTCTATTAATATCTATCTCCAgaacacttttttctttaagaaaatggGATCTTCACATTATTCAAGCAGAGCTTTGTACATGCTACAGGTATgtctgaaggattttttttttttcttcaaatgttgTCAGCTCAGAAAACTCACTAATGCTTTTTGGAAAGTTGTTATCACATATTGTTATGTATCTATGAACCTCTGCAGAGGAGCTAAATTATTTGTTGAGCCAGAACAAATTTTGGATTACACTCTCCCTTTCAAATACTACTATTTTTGGTTcggaaaaaaatcccagcaacAGCAAGCAGGAGAATTTTCTGATTATCTCAGTATGGAATAAATTAGAAATAGGTTTCTAGCCCTAGGCACCACAGTTTCCATACACACAAGTTTCCTTTAAAACCTTCCTGGCCTCTACTGATTTATGCCTGAAATGATACCTGTTCCAGCCACATCCATCCTACAatccaacaaacaaacatttacaTGAGAGATACCACAAGGCAGATGAAATTATCCTCTAGCTTTGGTCCTGCTCATTCTTTCCATACTAAAGAAATGCTAATATTGGAAACTTATTAAAAAACTCTATTACTTGAACTTAGCTGAGACACCCATATCTCTTTGACATAATTCGCAATGGGAAACACAAAACCCTTTTGTAATAGCTACTCTAAATCTGAAGCCTTCTATTAGAAGATAAAATACACCCACTTAGAGATAAAACACTGTTCCAAACAATAATAAGACATCCCAAAGTGTTAGCAACTCAGGTTAATGAAAAGGTGATTGTCTAAACTGATTTATCTTCTTACAAATACATGTATTGCATATTAACTCTCCATTTAGACATTTTCTGGGATAAAtatcaatataaatatttgacaGCTTAGCTGTCAAATAGCACTTTGGATTCTACATACTCTAAAGCAGTGTGAGACAGGCTTCTCACTGAAGCAACTAAGAATTTTGCAATAAATAGCGTTCAACTTAGATTACAAGAAACTAAAACTCATTACAGCCCAGACAGACAATTTTCAGTACAGAAGGGAGTGCCATGGCTTTCAGTGCTGTGGCACAGCTTGGCTTCAAAGCGCTTACAGATGGACCAGGTGCTTTCTCTCCTCCCAATACTGCCTCTTGTCCTACTGTAATGTGGGGGTTTTGCCTCATCTTTTGTTACACACTCACATGCattccacatttttatttcattatttaaatgaTAGGCCTTTATGAGATTTAGACTGTAGTAATATGGCAAAGGCTAACCTATTTCAGAAAGTGGGTTAGGGACAGAGATTTGAGGTCCTCAGCTCTAGCAATGCTGAAAATACAGGACAACTTGTGCCTCTGACTAATAACTAtcaacagttaaaaaaactgTGAACTTGCAGGGTGAAACAGCAACCTACTTACAACTCCTGATCCAAAGCTCAATCTTCTGGTGCTTTCACATACCCCTTGTGAGCACCAGCAAAGCAATACAGGAGGAGTGGAAGAAAATACCCAGGTTCTGCAGCGCTTCAAAGACTAAAGCAAGGGTAATTATCCTCACCTTTGCATGCAAAGCTACAAAGGATATTAAACACAATATCATGCAGTTCAGCTTTTAAATCTAATCACTGAAGTAAGTAATCCTACATTCTACTGCAATAATGAATTCCAAAAGCTATGTATAGTATTTTGTAACATATCcttctattatttaaaaaatgtacttgTCAGTAATTTCATTAAGCATCTCCTTGCTGACGTAATAAGCCAGAGAGTTTGGCATTAAAGAAATAAGAGTACTCCTATGGAgtactctttaaaaaaacccaaaaaacctaCAGGGTTTATAAATTATTGTTTAGGTTCCACTTGTCAGGACGATATTCCTTTAGCATTATGTTACTAGGTATAATCTTACACAAACTGAGTTTATTTTGGAGGGAAcagtaaaaaaatcccaaaccataTCAGGTTACCAGCCCCAGATCCTCACCTAAAATGAGCTCTCAAAAAAGACCAAAGGATTTGCTCTTGTACAGGCTCTACTTAACACCAGCTGAGAGAATTAAGAATTTACACCACTGTCAAAGCAGATTTTtacccatttattttttaacactaAGGTGGCACACACAGTTatgcttcagaaaacacaggTTTCCTATACAGGAAAACACAGGCTGAGAAGCAGCGGTTGCGTAAACAGTGCAAACACCCTCAGcaaacacagcaacaaagaTAGGTTTCCATAAGGGACTCCAGGTGAGGAGCAAGCCTGGAAACAGGATTCCTGCCCTCTAGAACAGCTGGGCCCAGCAAAAGTCCCTCCATGAGAGAAGAAAGGGCAAGGGGAACTGATTATTTTGAGATAAATCTGGGCACATTCATGAAAGCAAGTGACAATATGTGACTAGGCATGTTGACCCAGGAGTCCCTCCAAATTAAGCTCCATGTGTCTTGAACAAGAGATTCCGGGACTTCCTGTCAAAGCTTGCAGCAAGTGTATGTACTGCTAACTCCTCACCTAGCTTTGGTCTTCCctacacattaaaaaattactatttatgAAATGGtgattatttttactattatGACATACAATGTTCAcattctatatatatatattaaataaaggCAACTGATATTCCTTATTTCCAAATCTAGTCCAGCTGCTGGCACTTcaatatgcagaaaaaatactCCACTCTACTAAAGTGAAACATGTCCAGGAAAcaggaaggattttttctttcttcctcatggTCTATTTAAAGTTTCTGCCTTGCCATCCTAACATTATGTCCCAACTTGTCAGAAAGGGTCATGATCACTGTCCATGCCTGTGAAGAGCAGGATGAGAGTTTCTGTAAGTGTGCCAGTGACCACCCCAGCAGtaccaaataatttaaaaaaatgtttaggcAACATTGGAAAGCAGTTCTTCAGCCCATACCATCCCCTGAAACCAGACCAAGACACTCGTCACTAAGAGAGAAGCAGTGGCAACCTGCAGGGAGCTTCTCCCTTAGTGAGAGGAGTTACACCAATTTGAGAGCAGTAACATCCGAGATGGTCTGATGCCACTCTCACCTCTCTTTTCAGGGAAGGAAGACAGCAGCCAGAACCAAGGAATATTTCTGACTCTTCTGCTGCAATATCCTGCAGAAGGGCTTGTAGGCACCGAGAGGGAAACTGCTGAACCTCTCTACATTCAGGTAcgtgccctgctctgccccattTTTCTTAAGAAAGGGACAAGGAACATGCACCAGCTTATGTAAACAGTCCCCGAGTGACTTCTCAAGTACCAGCATGTCCCAGAAGTGGCCTGCTTCTAGCTGCAACGTCAGGCAAGTACTACCAGGCACTTTCAGGTATTAAGCTGTTCTAGCAGTGAAAAGGGCTCTCTTATGGTTGAGTGCAGTCACGACCACCTTTTAAGaattttcaacagaaataagtaacaaactaaacaaaactgTCTAGAAATGACTTCGGGGTGTACTCCAGCAGGTCTGTTTGCCCCTCTGACATTACCAGTGCTGGCGCATTTCTCTTACTTAACTGTTCAAGGCATTCCAAGTGGATCATTACATTTAAGTATTGAATATGGAAAAGACTGTGagggttgttgtgttttgttggttgttgtttgcttttctttaaatgaaacatGGATAAATGTCCATTAAGAACACTGCCTTTGTCCAAGCAGGGAGACAGCACTGTCTGCAAAACAAAGAGTGTGTGGAAAGCCATTTTTACAGTTAAGAACAGAGAAAGATACGCAGCACTTTCATTTCCTAAGCAAAAATCCCACTTCCATCCACCAAGCCATAAACCTGCATACCCTGACGGAAGCAGACAAGTTAAAAAACgaactttattcttttttctccgATTACAACACCTTCACTTTGATAAGTAATACAGAAGTTGACAGCTTATTTTAATGGACAACCTAaagtctttaaaagaaaagaccGAGAGCTGAACGACTGGGGAACGCCGGGGATAGCAACAGCACCCCAATTATTTCCGGGGATAGCAACAGCACCCCAATTACTTCCAGCCAGCCGGTCACCACGTGGATGCTTGTGCATCTGCTCCCACTCTCTTCCAGGCGGAAGAAGCGTCCCAGAGGGAAGAGGGCGGGCCAGGAGAGTACACTGGAGGAGACTCCAGCATCTTGGCGGGGTTGCATAAGCCCCGCCGCACTAGATGGATCGAAAGGCGTTTAAGACACGGCTGAACGCTGGCCCGGGGCTGGACGCCGGGGGGGTCGTGAGCAGATCTGTGTGTCCCCCACCCCGTGTCCCGCCCCGCTCCCGAGCGACCGGCCCGCCCCGCCAGACCCCTCAACCGCCGACACCCACCTGCTCCTCCGGGCGCCGCCGGTGCCGGGCGGCCCGCGCCCCCGCTTCCCGCTCGCACTCCCCGAGCGGTGGCTGCagcggtggcggcggcggcaTCTGCACCGCCGAGCCCGCGTCTCTTCCGCGCCGAGCGGAGCCGCACACGCTCCCCGCCGCCACCGCCGGGCGGGGCGAGACCATCGCGGCCCGAGGGCGGCGCCGCGGCTGCCAGGAGAggggcgggcccggccgcgCGCCCGGCCGTTGGGGGAGGCCGGGGCAGGGGCCTCCAACGGCTGCGCCCCGCCTCGAGCCGGCAgcgggccccgcggccgccggcgGGTTCGAGTCGctgtaattattcttttttttaaattattttttttctttgctagcaaacaaaaccccacccagCAGACACGATCGCCCAAGCTTTTGTGAAAACCCGGGGAATGCCAGGTGCTAATAAAGTGTTAATTTTCGCACCACTCCTTGTTGGTGTGtctgcgggggggggggggggtgggaatgCCGAACCGGCAGCCTCTTGGCAGCGTTTGCTGTTCTCCCCCAGAGAAAACCACTTGCTCTTGTGAAGCTGCCGGTCCTCTTCTCTTTAAAGCAAGCTAACACGCACGAGGAAGAAGGAACTGCAACAGCAAAGCCAGAAGACATAGTGCCTAGCGAAGctctgggtggggggggggttgtgtaGGACTGAGATGTCGGGGAGACGTGCCACAGGGctgtgcctggctctgcctcgctcctgccagccctgcctgccccaccaACGCTGCCCACCCCAGTGGAACTCAAAGTGCAGCTGGGTTTCAGTGCAGAGCgctccccagccctggtggGACCGCCGGTGACACCTGCGTGCCAGTGTTGTATATAGTACTGACACGCAGTAAACTCCCTCTGGAAAAGAGGTCTTAAAGCATTTATTAGGTCTCCGTTCCTGGAAGCTTTTTAGTACACTTAAATTCATAAACTGTTACTGGTTGAGTGAAATTTCCCTCAATCCAAGCCCTTCAGACATAGCTGACCTTCTGTTCATGGTGCCTTCTCCCAGTGTCCATTTCAGAAAATGCCAGGATAAATCCCAGTGTCACTTAGGGATAGGCAAAAAAGCCATGTGCCAAAAGAAATTGCAGAGGTGCAAGCAAAAGGGCAGATTCTGCAAAAGTTTcaaaacttctttaaaaattaaaaaaaaataaatacttttcagtTTGCATGGAGCAACTTCGGGTCAATTTGTAATGCACATATAGACAAAATAGTCCCCCAAGGGGTAAAGAGAGGTCTTCTTGCATGACTGTGACATTTGGGGGTCACTAAGGAGAGTCAGAGCCTCATGATAAAAATCTGGAATGAAAGgtttttctggaaaaacagGTGCTTGTGGTGGGATGAAGACTGCATGCTGCCCCTTTTCTCAGGGCTATGACAGGCTGAGCACCCTGGCCTTTCTTAAACCTTTCTCTAGaccacaaaacacagaaacatctgGAGTGAGACTAAAACTCCCTCTAGATAGGTATCTGCTCTGTAACCGTAGCCAATAGTAGGTGCTGGGGAAAGATGCTGCAGTGATACTTCTTGGGAGTATTCTTTTGGCTTCCAGAGATTTGAGGTTCAAAGACTTCCTGAGCCAGGCGCCAAGCTGGATAGCCAGGGCAGTATTTCAGGGGTGGGATCAAAGCCAGCCGAGGGCAGGCGTGCTACCACGGGGATCAAGTGCGGCCAAGTCACACAGAGTGCTTATCTTGGTCTGGTTGCCGAGGGCAGTGTATCCCTTTCatcttgcacttttttttttgcgtGTCCCTGGCATTTGCTAGTGCCTCCTTAGACTGCTGTCATAGCTGTGGCAGTGAGTCCCCCCTCAGGGGATGTCAGCTGCTTCTGTCCACAGACTTTCCCATCCCACCTACCTGCCTGAAGGCATGAAGGCAAAGACAAGCCTGCCAGAGTGCAGACTGTGGTTTGATGATACAATAAAACCAGTTTCAGGCCATTTAATTCCAGATTGAAAAGGCCATGGCCAAGTAACACAGGGACACCTGGCTGGTTCAAACAGGTCAAAAATCTTTGATTGGTAGCACTGTGTGGATGGGTCTTGCTTGCCAGAGCAGCTACTGTGTGTCCTCTTTCTCAGctggcaggaacaccttccaccAGCCTAAAAGTGGGCCTCATAGATTAGCTCATTCAACAAATCCACAGCTGTGTGCCTGCCCCAGACCAAGCTGGGTCTTTGGGGTTATTCTCAACTCAAAACTTACCCTTGTGGGGATTCAGAAAGAACAGGGAGAAGATGCAACGGATGTGTTGAGTTCTCACCTGCTTGCTACCTTCCATTGCGTATCAGTGGCAACTCAGTTAAATTCCTCTAGTAAGAAGGCCAAggactttggaaaaaaaaaaaaagaccattgttttttcctctttatatgCATCTAACAGATGTAACTGAATTCAATATGAGATTCAGTCAGATTGCTGAGTGCACAGTTTAATCCTGAATCTTTCTAAACTCCAGAGTTCATCTAAATATTAAAAGGCTTGGAAAAAACAGAGGTTCTTTAAACCTCTGGTAATGGAAACTTTTGTCATAACTGGGAAGAGGTCAATGTGGTTTTGTACAGTATAATGGATTTACTGATGAATGGAACATTTCAAACTCTCTGATGGGTTTTATCTACTTTATATTCCAGATGTTAATATAAGTAAATTCTCTAAACTCTCAGACAATTTGTCCGCTATGACCATGAATCTTATGGTGGTCATTGGAGCTCTTACATGGATTTTTGAAGTAAAGCTGCTAAATTCTGTAATTTCCTTTGATCCTTCAAGCATATTAAGAAATACAATAAATGGCTTTTACAACACCGGATACAAAGGGAACTGAGAGAAATTGAaacacaaaacatgaaaatatgtTAGAGTAtactaaattaaaatgaaatgaaacaattaatttcttgccttttccttccaCGTATAATGACAAAAGGACATTGAGGATCAGCCCCCATTAGCAATAGCTATTCTCTGATAGTTGATATATATTATGCAATCTAATTTAAGGCACAAAGCAAAATATACATGGGCTCATATATGCAGGctcagaaagacagaaacaaaacagtaatgAAGAAGTTCTATTACAAAAAGTGACCTGGAGCACCCCCTGGCATTGAAGTATAGTGTTCTGCAGTATCTTTTCTAATGCATTTGCCagtgtaggttttttttaatgtctcgAGTGAATTCTGCCATTTCCCTAGGATATTATTTCACAGTATAAAAATATGTGACAAAAGACTCCCCAATGGCCATCAAGTctaatttttcccttttaaatttCATTCTATTATTAGATTAGGTTAATTTATCATCCTTGATGAAAGCCTGATTTTATGCACAGCCTGCTTGCATGAACAATATTTACCTCTAGCCCTATTAGGACTAGTAACTAAACCTTAGTTTTTCTTACTTTGATAACTCAGACCTTTCTTAATTTATGACCTTTTTTCTTGGCTACCATTTGAGAAGagagttttgattttttttttccttgctataAGCCTTTTATAAACACTTACTCCACTGCAGTGTAAGCTCagagcaggcaaaaaaaaaaaagctttgaaaatgtgtAGACAGTCCAAATTCAAAGCAAggtctttatttatttgtttattgctGCAGGACATTTGGAAGTGTGGGTCCAATTTGCTTCTTGCTGCCACTCAAAGTTCTTGTGCTCCACAGTAATACAGCCTTTTCTTTTGGCCATTCTCTTTGCTGCATTCAGTAGCAATAACATTATTCTCTCGGTTCATCTGTAAGTTGGAATACGTTTTACGGGCTGCATATATGATGCTTTGTCTTTACAGTGCAAACCCATACGTGTGCCATACTGATTTCAGAtgcctctccctgcctctctctTCCTCACCCACCCAGCTGGCCCATTGCCCCCCCTCAGCCATTTCTGCAAACTGTATGGGGGTCCCTGGTGTGGTCCTGGAGAGAAATACATTAGCCAAGTATTATATAAAGGGTTTGTGATCATTCGTGGTCTTGTCCCATGAACAGTTTTTGTTGCTGCTAAACCAGGGTGGTGCTTTGAGTCATAGGAACAGAAACAAATGACTTGAAGcatgagaaagagaagggagagggaaactCCTTAATAAGGCACTCCAGCTGAACACTTCACATAATGGATCTATGACCTCATCCCCAATGTTTAATTATGCTTCCTCTCCTCCGTGGAGAATCTCTGTGTTTCCATAAACcaaattctttttatttatttatttattttccactttgaGGGCAAGAATGCTTAGGCTATGGGCACTTTAAAAAGTATGGACTTATAACGTAGAATTTGTTGGgctaaaataaatcacaagctTTCCTTAATGGTGCACTTTGGTTTGTCATTTGTCCTAGTGCAAGTACGGACAGGCCAGAATAGTAAGGCACTACTGTATGGGgagtttttgtgtgtgtgttaaatCTCATGTGAACAAATTAATTGTGGTTTTAAGTAATTCTCAGTTTATGAAACTTAACTACAGAAAGAACAAAGGAGATGCTAGACATGTGGCAGCAGAAAAGgtctttttattaaaactggGAAAGATTACATTAATTCCTGGTTAAAATCCTGAGCACCCAAGCAAGCAAAAGGGAGGTGGTATCCCAGTATTCTCAAAAGAAATAGCAATGAATTTATATGAGCATGGGGTAGACAGGACAAACTGAAGAGGAATGGCCTCAAGCAAAGTACTTCATTGAGAAGGCTTCCTTGGCACCTCAGAGTGGGCAGATGAACAGACAGGAGAAAGACTGACAAAAAACTCACACAgttagtgttttggttttagtctggctgggtcttttttttttttttcccctcctgcagtagagactattttattttctgacaatAGCAGCCTGTGAGAAAGCTCCATGCCTGTAAGACTCAAACTAGGCCTGAGGACTCAGGCCTATGATTGGTGATGACTTCAGATTACGTAGCCccagtttcattttctgtaattaatttaaCATAACTACAAGCTTGATAAACTTCATTCAAGTAAGTTATTAAAGACTCAGAAAGGCCTAAGCAACAtgctttaaacttttttttttttaaaaaaaacaaaccctagtTATTTGAGGCTCTCACATACTCTTGTGCTTCAGGGAAAGGAGTAATAAAATAGGATCTTTATCTTGcactaatttaaaattttctctaAAATTATGTGAATAATTCATAATGGATAGTTTTTCTGACAAATTTTACCTCCCTTCTAGCTGTCCCCAAGCAGAGCAGGTTTTCCTCAAAAGTGGTGTTTTTTCCATAATTATTTGTTTAgtctttaatttaaataaagttCTGACTCTTCAGCCCATCTATGAATAAATCCCTGTGAATGTCTGAGAGTCATCTTGTGAGACAGGAGTGTACAGCAGGATGTTCTCCTGACTGGGGTCACTTGTTTACTGAGTGTCCAAGTCTCTCAGGTGGGTGCTCCAGCTGTAGTGCTCTGGGGGTCTCCTCTGGCTTCAGTGCCCATATTTCCTTCCCACAGGAAACAGATGTGGGAGGAAAAAGGtagagtgaaaaaaaccctcatctTGTCAACCTAAGGACGTACCTGGAAGCAATTTGCATCCCAGTTGCCGCATTGACTATTTGGGTAAAATTTCTCTAATGAAAGGTAATGACTGTGGCTGAATTCAGTGGCTCTTTCTGGGGTGTATGCCAAAACAGCTGCCCAACATTTGGTTAACACTGTAGTATCCCTGGAATGAGGGTGCAAGAGTCAAGAACATAGTCAGAAAGTTTTTAGGCACCTACGGATGCAGATAATGCCACattgggatttttaaaaatggccTGAGATGTTTGTGAAAATCCTGGGGAACACCTGCTTGTACCTTTGAGCACCTAAATAACCTTTGAATCTGGTTAAAAGTAACATGAACCATAATCTTTTGAAATTCTCCTGCTGTTTCTTCAAGGCCTTAGTATCTACAATTCAGTATGACTGAACCAGGCACTTCTTAAGGGCCAAACTACAACACTTAGTTCTTGGACAAGGAGAAACCATCACAGATCaggtttttaataatttaaattacagaagGAGCTAAAATCTAGGAGTTCTCAActggattgaaaaaaaaacaaccacaaagcAATTCAGCAGAGACATGTTGTGATGAAAGACTCTACTAACTAAATGGCAAGACTTAAATAACACTGCCCCAGTGTGGGTTCAGAGTAAACTAAAGCCTAGTGTATGATAAACTCCTCTGTGCTTtagtgagagaaagaaaaagagattgaAAATGAAAGGATCTGGCGCCTTTCacaatttaattaaagaaatgcaaataagcTACTATTGCTACTACAATTCCTCCTCAAGGCAACAAAAGACAGAGTAAGTGGTAAAGGAGAAACTCagaaat
Protein-coding sequences here:
- the FAM241A gene encoding uncharacterized protein FAM241A, with the protein product MVSPRPAVAAGSVCGSARRGRDAGSAVQMPPPPPLQPPLGECEREAGARAARHRRRPEEQVQQEQRNHTAEPVIDDYKKMGTLFGELNKSLIRIGFTRMYFGERIVEPDGLFSTV